From the Leptotrichia sp. oral taxon 221 genome, one window contains:
- a CDS encoding HAMP domain-containing sensor histidine kinase has product MKILRKINLKNKILNKLILYFTISLVIFSIFLGSLFAYMFVRNTINFNKAILEKRALKIADTISVLWYGDREFRLSKRLSDDPNFQKKDKIYEKKQKFEFEQYTPVLNIKDLETFKNKNLTFENSNLLSSQNDFFEEELMTNEEILDTNKNSQEESIESKENKGFSENSHHERRRNMKMFEDIAMGEIWFVDAKTGDIIQGHNYSDAPTSYRSLPPNAENAIKESLNGRVNTTENFNEFLDNKSITVAAPIFSKKDNSIVGAVLLHAPVSDISDSLKSGIYTLIISIIIALILSIISAVLLSLSFTKPLSKIRKTALLLKKGNYNVKTEVKQKDEIGELARTMDELSERLYISSKESERFEKMRSDFITNISHELRTPITVIRGSIEAICDGIITDKDKLTEYHKQILSDSIHLQHLVNDLIDLTKLQNPDFSIQKNEINLPVVINDAVRSMRQLAKKKSIQISFTTDNEYYFSGDYQRIRQMIIIIIDNAIKFSDEGKEIKLNLSDHQTFCRLNIQDEGCGISEESLKNIFDRFYKSTDQKNKEGMGLGLNIAQQIAKRHNIKVKATSKLGKGTLFLFDFPYQNLK; this is encoded by the coding sequence ATGAAAATTTTAAGGAAAATTAATTTAAAAAACAAAATTCTTAATAAGCTGATTTTGTATTTTACAATTTCACTTGTGATTTTTTCTATATTTTTAGGTAGTTTGTTTGCCTATATGTTTGTGAGAAATACTATTAATTTTAATAAAGCTATTTTAGAAAAAAGAGCACTAAAAATTGCTGATACTATTTCAGTTTTATGGTATGGCGATCGAGAATTTAGGCTATCTAAAAGACTTTCAGATGACCCTAATTTTCAGAAAAAAGATAAAATTTATGAAAAAAAACAAAAATTTGAATTTGAACAATATACTCCTGTTCTCAATATTAAAGATTTAGAAACCTTCAAAAATAAAAATTTAACTTTTGAAAATTCTAATTTGCTTTCATCACAAAATGATTTTTTTGAGGAAGAATTGATGACTAATGAAGAAATTCTTGATACTAATAAAAATTCTCAAGAGGAATCTATAGAAAGCAAGGAAAACAAAGGGTTTTCAGAAAATTCGCATCATGAAAGACGAAGAAATATGAAAATGTTTGAGGATATTGCAATGGGAGAAATTTGGTTTGTGGATGCAAAAACTGGCGATATTATACAAGGTCACAATTATTCAGATGCACCGACATCCTACAGAAGTTTACCACCAAATGCGGAAAATGCAATAAAGGAATCTTTGAATGGAAGGGTTAATACAACTGAAAATTTCAATGAATTTTTAGATAATAAATCAATTACAGTTGCAGCACCAATTTTTTCTAAAAAGGATAATTCAATTGTTGGAGCAGTACTGCTTCATGCTCCTGTTTCTGATATTTCAGATTCTCTAAAAAGTGGAATTTATACGCTTATTATTAGCATCATTATTGCTTTAATTTTATCTATTATCAGTGCTGTATTACTTTCTTTAAGTTTTACAAAACCATTAAGCAAAATCCGAAAAACCGCCTTACTTTTAAAAAAAGGAAATTACAATGTTAAAACGGAAGTTAAACAAAAAGATGAAATTGGAGAATTGGCTCGAACGATGGATGAACTTTCGGAAAGATTGTACATCAGTTCAAAAGAAAGTGAGCGTTTTGAAAAAATGAGAAGTGACTTTATTACAAATATTTCGCATGAATTAAGAACGCCAATTACTGTTATCCGTGGTTCAATCGAAGCAATTTGCGATGGAATTATTACAGATAAAGATAAATTAACCGAATATCACAAACAAATTTTATCTGACAGTATTCACTTACAACATTTAGTTAATGATTTAATTGATTTGACTAAACTTCAAAATCCTGATTTTTCTATTCAGAAAAATGAAATTAATTTGCCTGTTGTAATAAATGATGCTGTTAGAAGTATGCGACAACTTGCTAAGAAAAAAAGCATTCAAATTTCGTTTACGACCGATAACGAATATTATTTTTCTGGTGATTATCAGCGAATACGTCAAATGATAATAATTATCATTGATAATGCTATCAAATTTTCAGATGAAGGAAAAGAAATAAAACTAAATCTAAGCGACCATCAAACTTTTTGTAGATTAAATATTCAAGACGAAGGTTGTGGAATTTCTGAAGAATCTCTCAAAAATATTTTTGATCGTTTTTATAAATCGACTGATCAAAAGAATAAAGAAGGAATGGGATTAGGTCTTAATATTGCACAACAAATAGCTAAAAGACATAATATAAAAGTCAAAGCTACTAGTAAATTAGGTAAAGGAACTTTATTTTTATTTGATTTTCCGTATCAAAATTTAAAATAA
- a CDS encoding response regulator transcription factor — MYNILIADDNKQIVSILSEYAKKYGFSVSVAYDGEEALNMFTDKNNNFDIILLDVMMPKKDGFEVCKKIRSISNIPIIMVTAKGEDYEKIMGLEIGADDYIVKPFSPGEVIARINAVLRRIVPNDTPSNNTNNDPKIFTFDNLIINLNDFTVSINSQDVSLTKKEIEILWTLANNQKKVFTRDDLLDAIWGFDYFGDSRTVDSHIKRLRSKLDNYPHNNWGIKTIWGVGYKFETL, encoded by the coding sequence ATGTATAATATACTTATTGCTGATGATAATAAACAGATTGTTTCAATTTTATCTGAATATGCTAAAAAATATGGTTTTAGCGTATCAGTTGCATACGATGGAGAAGAAGCTCTTAATATGTTTACTGATAAAAATAATAATTTTGATATTATTTTATTGGATGTGATGATGCCAAAAAAAGATGGATTTGAAGTTTGTAAAAAAATTCGTTCGATTTCAAATATTCCAATTATAATGGTTACTGCGAAAGGTGAAGATTACGAAAAAATAATGGGCCTTGAAATTGGTGCTGATGATTATATTGTGAAACCATTTTCTCCAGGAGAGGTTATTGCTAGAATAAATGCTGTTTTAAGAAGAATTGTTCCAAATGACACACCTTCTAATAACACTAATAATGATCCTAAAATCTTTACTTTCGATAACTTAATTATTAATTTAAATGATTTTACAGTTTCAATTAATAGCCAAGATGTTTCTTTGACAAAAAAAGAAATCGAAATTCTTTGGACATTAGCAAATAATCAGAAAAAAGTTTTTACTAGAGATGATTTGCTTGATGCTATTTGGGGATTTGACTATTTTGGAGATAGTCGGACTGTTGATTCTCACATTAAACGATTGCGTTCAAAATTAGATAATTATCCTCACAATAATTGGGGAATTAAGACTATTTGGGGCGTTGGTTATAAATTTGAAACCCTGTAA
- a CDS encoding 1-deoxy-D-xylulose-5-phosphate synthase, with protein sequence MILDKINSPKDLKNLKREELIELAADIRKALLNRLTNYPKGGHVGPNFGVVEMTIALHYVFNSPIDKIVFDVSHQAYPHKILTGRKDGFLYEDKFKTVNGYTDQDESEHDFFRVGHTSTSVSLATGLAKARDLRGAKENIIALIGDGSLSGGLAYEGLSNAAEQGGNLIIIANDNDQSIAENHGGLYKNLRELRESNGEAPNNFFKSLGLDYRYVADGHDINKLIEVFEEVRDIDHPIVLHIHTIKGKGLPYAEKDREPWHYNSNFDPKTGEPKTKPEPKEDFGTITFDFLTDKMEKDLTVTFINAGVPMGFGFTKDRREKLDKLRKQYVDVGIAEEHATTFSSGMATNGAKPVFGVISTFVQRTYDQISHDIAINKAPTVTLVFGGTLKGMNDVTHLGYFDIPMISNIPNIVYLAPTTKEEYLAMLDWAIDQNENPVFIKVPGGAVQHSETDVDKDYSNLNSYKVVEKGKDVAIVGLGEFFALGKEVKELLKKKAGIDATLINPRFISGLDENLLNELKQNHKLVVTLESGQKEGGFGTKISSFYGTSDMKVLNVGAKKEFTDEVPYDVFFEENRLTKEQIVEDILEALK encoded by the coding sequence ATGATATTAGACAAAATTAATAGTCCAAAAGATTTAAAAAATTTAAAAAGAGAAGAATTGATTGAATTAGCGGCTGATATAAGAAAAGCATTATTAAATAGATTGACGAATTATCCTAAAGGAGGACATGTTGGTCCTAATTTTGGTGTGGTTGAAATGACGATTGCTTTGCATTATGTGTTTAATTCGCCAATTGATAAAATTGTGTTTGATGTGTCGCATCAAGCTTATCCACATAAAATTTTAACAGGGAGAAAAGATGGATTTCTTTACGAGGATAAATTTAAAACTGTTAATGGGTATACTGACCAAGATGAAAGTGAGCATGATTTCTTTAGAGTTGGACATACTTCAACATCAGTTAGTTTAGCGACAGGACTTGCAAAAGCTAGAGATTTGAGAGGTGCTAAAGAGAATATAATTGCATTGATTGGAGATGGTTCGTTAAGTGGAGGACTTGCTTATGAAGGATTGAGTAATGCTGCTGAACAAGGAGGAAATCTGATAATTATTGCGAATGACAATGATCAGTCAATTGCGGAAAATCATGGTGGATTGTATAAAAATTTAAGGGAATTGAGAGAAAGTAATGGTGAGGCACCAAACAATTTCTTTAAATCACTTGGTTTGGATTATAGATATGTGGCCGATGGACATGATATTAATAAATTGATTGAAGTATTTGAAGAAGTGAGAGATATCGATCATCCAATAGTTTTACATATTCATACAATAAAAGGAAAAGGATTGCCATATGCTGAAAAAGATAGAGAACCTTGGCATTATAATTCAAACTTTGATCCAAAAACAGGTGAACCAAAAACTAAACCTGAACCAAAAGAGGACTTTGGAACAATAACATTTGATTTCTTGACAGATAAAATGGAAAAAGATCTGACAGTTACATTTATTAATGCTGGTGTTCCTATGGGATTTGGATTTACAAAAGACAGAAGAGAAAAATTGGATAAATTGAGAAAACAATATGTTGATGTTGGAATTGCTGAAGAACATGCGACAACCTTTTCATCAGGAATGGCAACAAATGGTGCAAAACCAGTATTTGGTGTAATTAGTACTTTTGTTCAAAGAACTTACGACCAAATATCTCATGATATTGCAATAAATAAAGCACCAACAGTTACTTTAGTATTTGGTGGGACATTAAAAGGTATGAACGATGTAACACATTTGGGATACTTTGACATACCAATGATTTCAAATATACCGAATATCGTGTATTTGGCACCAACTACAAAAGAAGAATACTTAGCAATGCTTGACTGGGCGATTGATCAAAATGAAAATCCAGTATTTATAAAAGTGCCTGGTGGAGCAGTTCAACATTCTGAAACTGATGTGGATAAAGATTATTCTAACTTGAATAGCTACAAAGTTGTGGAAAAAGGGAAAGATGTGGCGATTGTCGGATTGGGAGAATTTTTTGCGTTAGGTAAAGAAGTGAAGGAATTGTTGAAAAAAAAAGCTGGAATTGACGCAACATTAATAAATCCTAGATTTATAAGTGGTCTTGATGAAAATTTATTGAATGAATTAAAACAAAATCATAAATTAGTAGTTACATTGGAAAGTGGTCAAAAAGAAGGTGGATTTGGAACGAAAATTTCTAGTTTCTATGGTACTTCTGACATGAAAGTGCTTAATGTAGGTGCTAAAAAAGAATTTACTGATGAAGTTCCTTATGATGTATTTTTTGAGGAAAATAGACTTACGAAAGAACAAATTGTTGAGGATATTTTAGAAGCATTAAAATAG
- a CDS encoding S1C family serine protease codes for MNLKKVLTTSFLITALGASAETTTNSQQVARPQSSNVSSSLYGIQDAFSNVYEKAKDSVVNIRTKKTLIVNTYNPLEAFLFGTSGRRQERRESGSLGSGFITSENGYVVTNNHVIDGADEIFVKLSDGEEYSAKLVGTSPEVDIAVLKINSNKTFKPLKFANSDNIKIGNWAIAFGNPLGLNSSMTVGVIGASGRSSLGIEQVENFIQTDAAVNQGNSGGPLLNINGDVVGVNTAIYSPNGGSVGLSFAIPSNLVTTVKDSIIRTGKYERPYLGISISELTPEIRKQRNIPSATGVMITAVYNGSAAAKYGIKPNDVILEINGKKVTSAGSFVGELAAKKTGDVLNLKVYSNGTEKTLNVKLEPFNYQNARPVNR; via the coding sequence ATGAATTTAAAAAAAGTATTAACAACTTCATTTTTAATAACAGCTTTGGGGGCTAGTGCTGAGACTACAACTAATTCTCAACAAGTTGCTAGACCTCAATCATCAAATGTTTCTAGCAGTCTTTATGGAATACAAGATGCTTTTTCTAACGTTTATGAAAAGGCTAAAGATTCTGTAGTTAACATCCGTACAAAAAAAACACTTATTGTAAATACTTACAATCCTCTAGAAGCGTTTTTATTTGGAACTTCTGGTAGAAGACAAGAAAGAAGAGAATCAGGAAGTTTAGGTTCAGGATTTATCACTTCAGAAAATGGTTACGTTGTTACAAATAATCACGTTATTGATGGAGCTGATGAAATTTTCGTAAAACTCTCAGATGGAGAAGAATATTCAGCAAAATTAGTGGGAACATCACCTGAAGTTGATATTGCCGTTTTAAAAATTAACTCGAATAAAACTTTCAAACCATTAAAATTTGCTAATTCAGACAACATTAAAATTGGAAACTGGGCAATTGCTTTTGGAAATCCTTTAGGACTTAATAGTTCTATGACTGTTGGAGTTATTGGAGCGTCTGGTAGAAGTTCGCTTGGTATTGAGCAAGTAGAAAATTTCATTCAAACTGATGCTGCTGTAAACCAAGGAAATAGTGGAGGACCTTTATTAAATATTAATGGAGACGTTGTTGGAGTTAACACTGCAATTTACTCACCTAATGGTGGAAGTGTAGGATTAAGTTTTGCAATTCCTTCAAACCTTGTTACAACGGTAAAAGATTCTATTATTAGAACTGGAAAATACGAAAGACCTTATTTAGGAATTTCTATTTCAGAATTAACACCTGAAATTAGAAAACAAAGAAACATTCCTTCAGCTACTGGAGTTATGATTACTGCTGTTTACAACGGTTCTGCTGCTGCTAAATACGGTATTAAACCAAATGATGTTATCCTTGAAATAAATGGTAAAAAAGTAACTTCTGCTGGTTCATTTGTTGGAGAACTTGCTGCTAAGAAAACAGGAGATGTATTAAATCTTAAAGTTTACTCAAATGGAACTGAAAAAACATTAAATGTTAAATTGGAACCATTTAATTATCAAAATGCTAGACCTGTAAATAGATAA
- a CDS encoding DeoR/GlpR family DNA-binding transcription regulator — protein MLEIERFEKILLELEKRGRLSYQELDELIDVSNSTIRRDVEKMYSNGLLTKIKGGVAQIKRLNFDLDVMDRFNENISEKKKIAEKAAKIIKKGDFIYLDAGTTIFYVIEKLKDLDVTVVTNGLMHLEELMKYKIKTVVLGGEIKGQTGAIVGVEAINFISKYRFDKCFLGTNGISLDTGFTTPEVNEAYLKKKAIELSEESFVLADKRKFNRVSNINFSSFKECKIITSKEAIKENNRYKKYFY, from the coding sequence ATGTTAGAAATAGAAAGATTTGAAAAAATTTTATTAGAATTGGAAAAAAGAGGAAGACTTTCATATCAAGAATTGGATGAACTTATAGATGTATCAAATTCAACAATCAGAAGAGATGTAGAAAAAATGTACTCAAATGGGTTACTTACAAAGATAAAAGGTGGAGTTGCACAAATTAAAAGATTGAATTTCGATTTAGATGTAATGGATAGGTTTAATGAAAATATATCTGAAAAGAAAAAAATTGCTGAAAAAGCAGCAAAAATTATAAAAAAAGGCGATTTCATATATTTGGATGCAGGAACAACTATATTCTATGTAATTGAAAAATTGAAGGATTTAGATGTAACTGTTGTGACTAATGGATTAATGCATTTAGAGGAACTAATGAAATATAAAATCAAAACTGTCGTTTTAGGTGGAGAAATAAAAGGGCAAACAGGGGCAATTGTTGGTGTAGAAGCTATTAATTTCATATCTAAGTATAGATTTGACAAATGCTTTTTAGGGACTAATGGAATAAGTTTGGATACGGGATTTACAACACCAGAAGTAAATGAAGCGTATTTGAAAAAAAAGGCAATTGAATTGTCTGAAGAAAGTTTCGTTTTGGCGGACAAAAGAAAATTTAATAGAGTTTCAAATATTAATTTTTCTTCGTTTAAAGAATGTAAAATAATTACGTCAAAAGAGGCAATTAAAGAAAATAATAGATATAAAAAATATTTTTATTAA
- the pfkB gene encoding 1-phosphofructokinase, with product MIYTLTLNPALDYDMYLENELEAENLNLAKEVNYRAGGKGINVSKVLKNLGIESTAIGYVAGFVGDFIVKDLQKDGIKSEFVELDGITRINVKVNGNDKETELTGVSPKITDEKLQELVKKMADLKDGDILVLSGSIPSSISNKIYKELSENVKANVEIVLDTRGNLLQDNIHNNLFVKPNIHELRDMFGEKLETKQEIVEKCKYFLDRGVKNVILSRGGDGALLVNKEFVLEASVPKGKLINSIGAGDSMVAGFVAGFVKGMSTEDAFKLAVASGSATAYSYGMAEKDLVDKLYSEIEILKENL from the coding sequence ATGATTTATACATTGACTCTAAACCCAGCGTTAGATTACGACATGTATTTGGAAAATGAATTGGAAGCAGAAAACTTGAATCTTGCAAAAGAGGTAAATTACAGAGCAGGTGGAAAAGGAATTAATGTTTCAAAAGTTTTGAAAAACTTAGGAATTGAATCTACAGCGATAGGATATGTTGCAGGATTTGTAGGAGATTTCATTGTAAAAGATTTACAAAAAGATGGAATAAAATCAGAATTTGTAGAATTAGATGGAATTACAAGAATTAATGTAAAAGTTAATGGAAACGACAAAGAAACAGAATTAACTGGAGTTTCGCCAAAAATAACAGATGAAAAATTACAAGAATTAGTAAAGAAAATGGCTGACTTGAAAGATGGAGACATTTTGGTATTATCTGGAAGTATCCCTTCATCTATTAGTAACAAAATTTATAAAGAATTATCAGAAAATGTAAAAGCAAATGTAGAAATAGTGCTTGACACAAGAGGAAACTTATTGCAAGACAATATTCATAACAATCTTTTCGTTAAACCAAATATTCATGAATTAAGAGATATGTTTGGTGAAAAATTAGAAACTAAACAGGAAATTGTTGAAAAATGTAAATATTTCTTGGATAGAGGGGTAAAAAATGTAATTTTATCTCGTGGTGGAGATGGAGCTTTGCTTGTAAATAAAGAATTTGTATTGGAAGCTAGTGTTCCTAAAGGGAAATTGATTAATTCTATTGGAGCTGGAGATTCGATGGTAGCAGGATTTGTGGCAGGATTTGTTAAAGGAATGTCTACAGAAGATGCTTTCAAATTGGCAGTGGCTTCAGGAAGTGCGACAGCTTATTCTTATGGAATGGCAGAAAAAGATTTAGTTGATAAATTGTATAGCGAAATTGAAATTTTAAAAGAAAATTTATAA
- a CDS encoding fructose-specific PTS transporter subunit EIIC — MRISDLLIKDRINLDVQANDKPSLIRELAKLHEKTGVLNDYEGYVEALEAREAQSSTGIGEGIAIPHAKTKYVKEPALAMGRKTSGIDYQSLDDEPATLFFMIAAPDGANNTHIETLARLSQLLLDDDFKAALEKAPTADAVLDIINKTEAEKFPDEAKKEEVKEAPVANSTSSGDEPYIIAATACPTGIAHTYMAAAALKKAAEEMGVKIKVETNGADGRKDILTSDDIKKAKGVILAINRNIEVDRFDGKPLIQVEAKEGINNAKELIQKVLDGKAPIFHASGSSKDSSGDEASSDKKGLYKHLLSGVSYMLPLVISGGILIALAFLVDTLAGNANVGGGFGSTSPFASMLMTVGKAAFGLFIPILGGYIAYSISERAALTPGLVAGMLATVPLVKDGPTSGFIGALLGGFLAGYVVKFLIKALDGLPKTLNGLKMILLYPVLSVLITGVLMMLVINPIATIINSGLNNWLNSMSGTSAVLLGLILGGMMAVDMGGPVNKAAYVFGSGSLAATMTTGGSIPMAAVMAGGMVPPIAIALASTIFKNKFTEQEREAGLTNYIMGFSFITEGAIPYAAADPKAVIPASVVGSAIAGALVGLFGIKIPAPHGGILVMFLSNNFFMYLIAVVIGAIVSAVLLGLLKKKVDEK; from the coding sequence ATGAGAATATCAGATTTACTAATTAAAGATAGAATAAACCTAGATGTTCAAGCAAATGACAAGCCTAGCCTTATTAGAGAACTTGCAAAATTGCATGAAAAAACAGGTGTGTTAAATGACTATGAAGGTTATGTTGAAGCATTGGAGGCTAGAGAAGCACAAAGTTCAACAGGTATTGGTGAAGGGATTGCAATTCCTCATGCAAAAACAAAATATGTAAAAGAACCTGCACTTGCAATGGGAAGAAAAACGAGTGGGATTGATTATCAATCATTAGATGATGAACCAGCAACATTGTTCTTTATGATTGCTGCACCAGATGGAGCGAATAATACTCACATCGAAACATTAGCTAGACTTTCACAATTATTATTGGATGATGACTTTAAAGCGGCTTTGGAAAAAGCTCCAACAGCAGATGCAGTTTTAGATATTATTAATAAAACAGAAGCAGAAAAATTTCCAGATGAAGCTAAAAAAGAAGAAGTAAAAGAAGCACCAGTGGCTAATTCTACATCTTCAGGTGACGAACCTTACATTATCGCAGCAACAGCTTGTCCAACAGGAATTGCACATACATATATGGCAGCGGCAGCATTGAAAAAAGCAGCTGAAGAAATGGGAGTAAAAATTAAAGTAGAAACAAATGGAGCAGACGGTAGAAAGGACATATTGACAAGTGACGACATCAAAAAAGCAAAAGGTGTTATCTTGGCGATAAATAGAAATATCGAAGTTGATAGATTTGATGGAAAACCATTGATTCAAGTGGAAGCAAAAGAAGGAATTAATAATGCAAAAGAATTAATTCAAAAAGTTTTAGATGGAAAAGCACCTATTTTCCATGCGAGTGGTTCTTCAAAAGATTCTTCAGGTGACGAAGCTTCTAGTGATAAAAAAGGACTTTATAAACACTTATTAAGTGGGGTTTCTTACATGTTACCATTGGTAATAAGTGGAGGAATTTTAATTGCGTTGGCATTTTTAGTTGATACATTGGCAGGAAATGCGAATGTTGGTGGAGGATTTGGTTCAACATCTCCATTTGCAAGTATGTTAATGACAGTTGGTAAAGCGGCATTTGGATTATTTATACCAATCTTAGGTGGATATATTGCTTATAGTATTAGTGAAAGAGCTGCATTGACTCCAGGATTAGTAGCAGGTATGTTGGCAACAGTACCGTTAGTAAAAGATGGTCCAACATCAGGATTTATTGGAGCGTTATTAGGTGGATTCTTAGCAGGTTATGTTGTTAAATTCTTAATAAAAGCATTAGATGGATTACCAAAAACATTAAATGGATTGAAAATGATTTTATTATACCCAGTATTGTCAGTATTGATTACAGGTGTGTTAATGATGTTAGTAATTAATCCGATTGCAACAATTATAAACAGCGGTTTGAATAACTGGTTAAACTCAATGAGCGGAACAAGTGCAGTATTATTAGGATTGATTTTAGGTGGAATGATGGCGGTAGATATGGGAGGACCTGTTAATAAAGCAGCTTACGTATTTGGTTCAGGTTCACTTGCAGCGACAATGACTACAGGAGGAAGTATTCCAATGGCAGCAGTTATGGCTGGAGGAATGGTACCACCTATCGCAATTGCATTAGCATCAACAATATTTAAAAATAAATTTACTGAACAAGAAAGAGAAGCAGGACTTACAAACTACATCATGGGATTCTCATTCATTACAGAAGGTGCAATTCCTTATGCAGCAGCAGATCCAAAAGCAGTTATTCCAGCGAGTGTTGTAGGTTCAGCAATTGCAGGAGCTTTAGTTGGATTATTTGGAATTAAAATTCCAGCACCTCATGGAGGAATATTAGTAATGTTCTTGAGTAATAATTTCTTTATGTATTTGATAGCAGTTGTAATTGGTGCGATTGTATCAGCAGTATTGTTAGGATTGTTAAAGAAAAAGGTAGATGAAAAATAA
- a CDS encoding SemiSWEET family transporter yields MSDKNLKIIGWLGTALSVIMYVSYVPQIMGNLQGHKTFFLQPLAATINCAIWTSYGLLKKEKDYPLSAANLPGVIFGFLATVTAF; encoded by the coding sequence ATGAGCGACAAAAATTTAAAAATCATAGGATGGCTTGGAACTGCACTTTCAGTAATAATGTATGTATCGTATGTTCCTCAAATAATGGGAAATTTACAAGGACATAAAACATTTTTCTTACAACCTTTAGCTGCAACAATTAACTGTGCAATATGGACAAGCTATGGGCTTCTGAAAAAAGAAAAAGATTATCCATTGTCAGCAGCAAATTTACCAGGAGTAATTTTTGGATTTTTAGCAACAGTTACAGCATTTTAA
- the aphA gene encoding acid phosphatase AphA → MKKALLFLFAASVIFAAGPKVPYTHEGFYSTDKVQKAVHFVSVDDIKKSLEGKGPINVSFDIDDTLVHSSGYFNYGQYHFQIPGDKRGAASYLYNQKFWDYVAENGDEHSIPKQSAKDLIKMHLERGDHIFFITGRTKHSKDKNYTSTKLSKTLQRYFDLPKEVYVEYTADTPTGGYKYDKSYYMKKHNVSIHYGDSDDDILAARELGIRGIRVQRAYNSTNPQKMNGGYGEEVLINSAW, encoded by the coding sequence ATGAAAAAGGCATTATTATTTTTATTTGCTGCATCTGTAATATTTGCAGCAGGACCAAAAGTTCCTTATACTCACGAAGGATTTTATTCGACAGATAAAGTTCAGAAGGCTGTTCATTTTGTATCTGTTGACGATATTAAGAAAAGTTTAGAAGGGAAAGGGCCTATTAATGTAAGTTTTGATATTGATGATACATTGGTGCATTCAAGCGGTTACTTTAATTACGGGCAATATCATTTCCAAATTCCAGGAGATAAAAGAGGAGCTGCAAGTTATTTGTATAATCAAAAATTTTGGGATTATGTTGCTGAAAACGGAGATGAACACTCTATTCCAAAACAATCTGCAAAAGATTTAATTAAAATGCATTTGGAAAGAGGAGATCACATATTTTTCATTACAGGAAGAACAAAACATTCAAAAGATAAAAACTATACTTCAACAAAATTATCAAAAACATTGCAAAGATACTTTGATTTGCCAAAAGAAGTTTACGTAGAATATACAGCTGATACTCCGACAGGTGGCTACAAATATGATAAATCATATTATATGAAAAAACACAATGTTTCAATTCACTACGGTGACAGCGACGATGATATTTTAGCTGCAAGAGAATTAGGAATTCGTGGAATAAGAGTTCAAAGAGCTTACAATTCTACAAATCCTCAAAAAATGAATGGTGGATATGGAGAAGAAGTTTTAATAAATTCAGCTTGGTAG